One Scophthalmus maximus strain ysfricsl-2021 chromosome 1, ASM2237912v1, whole genome shotgun sequence genomic region harbors:
- the LOC118299793 gene encoding cytochrome P450 11B, mitochondrial isoform X2, with protein sequence MRRMSIRVTGRTGAQGACGSRHVFFGVAPQKALCMSAAGTVVDGKSEGRKGAQGTAGRKRGVDGRVRSFEEIPHTGRNSWVNLLKFRREDNFKQLHKHMERTFNALGPIYREHVGTHRSVNIMLPSDIGELFLAEGLYPERMTLQPWATHRETRQHSKGVFLKNGEEWRADRLLLNKELMMSAAAKRFLPLLDEVAGDFCQMLQARVESEGRGKEGKRSLTIDPSQDLFRFALEASCHVLYGERIGLFSSSPSQESQKFIWAVEQMLATTPPLLYLPHRLLLCIGAPQWTRHATAWDHIFSHAEARIQRAYQRLSSSQGRGSETGAAGGQYIGVLGQLMEKGQLSLDLIKANITELMAGGVDTTAVPLQFTLFELGRNPEVQERVRQQVRTSWAQAGGDPQKALQGAPLLSGTIKEVLRGESTHKNIHVYSVLW encoded by the exons ATGAGGAGAATGTCCATCCGAGTGACTGGGCGTACCGGAGCACAGGGCGCCTGTGGGTCCAGACATGTGTTCTTTGGTGTTGCACCACAAAAGGCTCTGTGCATGAGTGCAGCAGGGACTGTGGTCGATGGAAAGTcagaggggagaaaaggagCTCAGGGCACGGCGGGTAGAAAGAGAGGTGTGGATGGACGGGTGCGGAGCTTTGAGGAGATCCCTCACACTGGGAGGAACAGCTGGGTCAACCTGCTGAAGTTCAGGAGGGAAGATAATTTCAAGCAGCTCCACAAACACATGGAGAGGACTTTCAATGCCCTCGGGCCCATCTACAG ggagcACGTGGGCACACACAGGAGTGTGAACATCATGTTGCCATCCGACATTGGTGAGCTGTTTCTTGCGGAGGGCCTGTACCCCGAGCGGATGACCCTGCAGCCCTGGGCCACACATCGCGAGACGCGCCAGCACAGCAAGGGGGTCTTCCTCAA GAACGGTGAGGAGTGGAGAGCTGACCGTCTACTGCTCAACAAGGAGCTGATGATGAGTGCAGCCGCAAAgcgttttctccctctgcttgaTGAGGTGGCCGGGGACTTCTGCCAAATGCTGCAGGCGAGAGTCGAGAGcgagggaagaggaaaggagggcaAGCGCAGCCTGACCATCGATCCGAGCCAAGATCTCTTCCGCTTTGCGCTGGAAG CCAGCTGCCACGTGCTCTATGGGGAGCGTATCggcctcttctcctcgtctccctcccagGAGTCTCAGAAGTTCATCTGGGCCGTGGAGCAAATGCTGGCaaccacccctcctctcctctacctGCCCCATCGACTCCTGCTCTGCATTGGCGCTCCCCAGTGGACCCGGCACGCCACTGCATGGGACCACATCTTCAGTCATG CGGAAGCCAGGATCCAGCGGGCGTACCAGCGACTGTCATCTTCCCAGGGTCGAGGGTCTGAGACTGGTGCAGCCGGAGGCCAGTACATCGGGGTTCTGGGCCAACTCATGGAGAAAGGGCAGCTATCTCTGGACCTCATCAAAGCCAACATCACTGAGCTGATGGCTGGAGGGGTCGACACG ACGGCAGTTCCCCTGCAGTTCACTCTGTTTGAGCTCGGCCGCAACCCAGAGGTGCAGGAGAGGGTGAGGCAGCAGGTGAGAACGTCATGGGCCCAGGCTGGTGGTGACCCTCAGAAAGCCCTGCAGGGGGCGCCACTACTGAGCGGGACAATCAAGGAGGTTCTCAG AGGCGAATCTACCCACAAAAACATCCATGTATATTCAGTGCTATGGTAG
- the LOC118299793 gene encoding cytochrome P450 11B, mitochondrial isoform X1, with the protein MRRMSIRVTGRTGAQGACGSRHVFFGVAPQKALCMSAAGTVVDGKSEGRKGAQGTAGRKRGVDGRVRSFEEIPHTGRNSWVNLLKFRREDNFKQLHKHMERTFNALGPIYREHVGTHRSVNIMLPSDIGELFLAEGLYPERMTLQPWATHRETRQHSKGVFLKNGEEWRADRLLLNKELMMSAAAKRFLPLLDEVAGDFCQMLQARVESEGRGKEGKRSLTIDPSQDLFRFALEASCHVLYGERIGLFSSSPSQESQKFIWAVEQMLATTPPLLYLPHRLLLCIGAPQWTRHATAWDHIFSHAEARIQRAYQRLSSSQGRGSETGAAGGQYIGVLGQLMEKGQLSLDLIKANITELMAGGVDTTAVPLQFTLFELGRNPEVQERVRQQVRTSWAQAGGDPQKALQGAPLLSGTIKEVLRLYPVGITVQRMPIRDIVLQNYHVPAGTMVQVCLYPLGRSTEVFEDPQRFDPTRWSRSREEGQRGEGSAFRSLAFGFGARQCVGKRIAENEMQLFLMHILLSFHIGVTSTEDIKTTYTLILQPETPPRITFSKL; encoded by the exons ATGAGGAGAATGTCCATCCGAGTGACTGGGCGTACCGGAGCACAGGGCGCCTGTGGGTCCAGACATGTGTTCTTTGGTGTTGCACCACAAAAGGCTCTGTGCATGAGTGCAGCAGGGACTGTGGTCGATGGAAAGTcagaggggagaaaaggagCTCAGGGCACGGCGGGTAGAAAGAGAGGTGTGGATGGACGGGTGCGGAGCTTTGAGGAGATCCCTCACACTGGGAGGAACAGCTGGGTCAACCTGCTGAAGTTCAGGAGGGAAGATAATTTCAAGCAGCTCCACAAACACATGGAGAGGACTTTCAATGCCCTCGGGCCCATCTACAG ggagcACGTGGGCACACACAGGAGTGTGAACATCATGTTGCCATCCGACATTGGTGAGCTGTTTCTTGCGGAGGGCCTGTACCCCGAGCGGATGACCCTGCAGCCCTGGGCCACACATCGCGAGACGCGCCAGCACAGCAAGGGGGTCTTCCTCAA GAACGGTGAGGAGTGGAGAGCTGACCGTCTACTGCTCAACAAGGAGCTGATGATGAGTGCAGCCGCAAAgcgttttctccctctgcttgaTGAGGTGGCCGGGGACTTCTGCCAAATGCTGCAGGCGAGAGTCGAGAGcgagggaagaggaaaggagggcaAGCGCAGCCTGACCATCGATCCGAGCCAAGATCTCTTCCGCTTTGCGCTGGAAG CCAGCTGCCACGTGCTCTATGGGGAGCGTATCggcctcttctcctcgtctccctcccagGAGTCTCAGAAGTTCATCTGGGCCGTGGAGCAAATGCTGGCaaccacccctcctctcctctacctGCCCCATCGACTCCTGCTCTGCATTGGCGCTCCCCAGTGGACCCGGCACGCCACTGCATGGGACCACATCTTCAGTCATG CGGAAGCCAGGATCCAGCGGGCGTACCAGCGACTGTCATCTTCCCAGGGTCGAGGGTCTGAGACTGGTGCAGCCGGAGGCCAGTACATCGGGGTTCTGGGCCAACTCATGGAGAAAGGGCAGCTATCTCTGGACCTCATCAAAGCCAACATCACTGAGCTGATGGCTGGAGGGGTCGACACG ACGGCAGTTCCCCTGCAGTTCACTCTGTTTGAGCTCGGCCGCAACCCAGAGGTGCAGGAGAGGGTGAGGCAGCAGGTGAGAACGTCATGGGCCCAGGCTGGTGGTGACCCTCAGAAAGCCCTGCAGGGGGCGCCACTACTGAGCGGGACAATCAAGGAGGTTCTCAG GTTGTATCCGGTGGGAATTACAGTGCAGCGGATGCCTATCAGAGATATTGTTCTACAGAATTACCATGTACCTGCCGGG aCGATGGTCCAGGTCTGTCTTTATCCCCTGGGAAGGAGCACAGAGGTGTTTGAGGATCCACAGCGCTTCGACCCCACTCggtggagcaggagcagagaggagggacaaagaggagaagggTCAGCGTTTCGCTCCCTGGCATTTGGGTTTGGGGCGAGACAGTGTGTCGGGAAGAGGATCGCCGAGAACGAGATGCAGCTCTTCCTCATGCAT atccTGCTGAGCTTCCATATCGGCGTGACGTCCACAGAGGACATCAAAACCACATACACCCTCATCCTCCAGCCCGAAACTCCACCGAGGATCACTTTCAGCAAgctctga
- the pklr gene encoding pyruvate kinase PKLR isoform X2 has protein sequence MARIRRYSEAMTQPDSFIQRQQLDASMADTFLEHLCLLDIDQEPITARNTSIICTIGPASRSIPKLQEMVKAGMNIARLNFSHGSHEYHGESIKNIREAVETITSDPLYYRPVAIALDTKGPEIRTGLVKGKVEEEVELGKGSTVRVVTAESDKDKTDGKIVWVDYPSLAKVIEKGGKIYIDDGLIGLRVTEIGPDWVDTVVEAGGKLCSRKGVNIPGCDLVGLQAVSERDEADLRFGVSQGVDMVFASFIRSAKDVKDVRRVLGAHGREIKVISKVESRQGVQNFEEILAESDGVMVARGDLGIEIPAEKVFIAQKMMIGRCNSAGKPVICATQMLESMVAHPRPTRAEGSDVANAVLDGADCVMLSGETAKGLFPVEAVAMMHSICREAEAAIFHQQLFEELRRLTPLSSDPTEVTAIGAVESSFKSCAGAIIVLTTSGRSAHLLSRYRPRCPIIAVTRSPQVARQSQLLRGVFPVLFHPLPAPVWADDVDNRVNFGMDIGKARGFFKSGDMVIVVTGWIPGSGHTNIMRAVSAE, from the exons ATGG CTCGCATCAGGCGCTACTCGGAGGCGATGACACAGCCGGACTCTTTCATCCAACGCCAGCAGCTGGACGCCAGCATGGCTGACACCTTCCTGGAGCACCTATGTCTGCTGGACATCGACcaggagccaatcacagcacgCAACACCAGCATCATCTGCACTATCG GTCCTGCGTCCCGATCAATCCCCAAACTCCAGGAGATGGTCAAAGCAGGGATGAATATTGCTCGTCTGAATTTCTCTCACGGCTCACATGAA TACCACGGGGAATCCATCAAAAACATCAGAGAGGCGGTGGAGACGATTACCTCCGACCCTTTGTATTATCGGCCGGTTGCCATCGCCTTGGATACGAAGGGTCCAGAGATCCGCACCGGATTAGTGAAAGGG aaagtggaggaggaggtggagctgggAAAGGGCAGCACTGTTCGTGTGGTGACGGCCGAgagtgacaaagacaaaacagatgGAAAGATTGTCTGGGTGGACTATCCCAGCCTTGCCAAAGTCATTGAGAAGGGAGGGAAGATCTACATCGACGACGGCCTCATTGGACTCAGAGTCACTGAAATAG GCCCTGACTGGGTGGACACAGTGGTGGAGGCCGGCGGGAAGCTCTGCAGTCGCAAAGGCGTAAACATCCCTGGCTGTGACCTGGTCGGCCTGCAGGCGGTCAGCGAGCGAGACGAGGCCGACCTGAGGTTCGGGGTGTCCCAGGGAGTCGACATGGTGTTTGCCAGTTTCATCCGCTCTGCCAAGGATGTCAAGGATGTACGGCGAGTTCTGGGCGCGCATGGACGAGAAATCAAAGTGATCAGCAAGGTGGAGAGCAGGCAAGGGGTTCAGAA ttttgAGGAGATCCTGGCTGAGAGCGACGGCGTGATGGTTGCCAGGGGTGACCTGGGGATCGAGATCCCGGCGGAGAAAGTCTTCATTGCTCAGAAGATGATGATTGGGCGCTGCAACTCCGCCGGCAAGCCCGTCATCTGTGCCACACAG ATGCTAGAGAGCATGGTGGCCCACCCACGGCCAACTAGAGCAGAGGGCAGTGACGTTGCCAACGCCGTGCTGGATGGAGCCGACTGTGTAATGTTATCTGGGGAGACCGCCAAAGGACTGTTTCCTGTGGAGGCAGTCGCAATGATGCActcg ATCTGcagggaggcagaggcagcCATTTTCCACCAGCAGCTCTTTGAGGAGTTGCGTCgcctcactcctctctcctcggaTCCCACAGAGGTCACAGCCATCGGGGCTGTAGAGTCTTCCTTCAAATCCTGCGCTGGGGCCATCATAGTCCTCACCACCAGTGGCAG ATCAGCACACCTCCTGTCCAGGTACCGGCCGCGCTGTCCCATCATTGCAGTCACCAGAAGTCCTCAG GTGGCCCGTCAGTCCCAGCTGCTCAGAGGAGTGTTTCCTGTCCTCTTCCACCCTCTGCCTGCTCCCGTCTGGGCCGACGATGTAGACAACAGGGTCAACTTTGGCATGGACAtag GTAAAGCAAGAGGGTTTTTCAAATCCGGCGACATGGTGATTGTGGTGACCGGCTGGATCCCCGGGTCCGGTCACACTAACATCATGAGGGCAGTCAGTGCGGAGTAA
- the pklr gene encoding pyruvate kinase PKLR isoform X1, whose protein sequence is MEFWRRDSTQADKDTVKSVSSEETRCLPFLLSHREGDRILLSSRIRRYSEAMTQPDSFIQRQQLDASMADTFLEHLCLLDIDQEPITARNTSIICTIGPASRSIPKLQEMVKAGMNIARLNFSHGSHEYHGESIKNIREAVETITSDPLYYRPVAIALDTKGPEIRTGLVKGKVEEEVELGKGSTVRVVTAESDKDKTDGKIVWVDYPSLAKVIEKGGKIYIDDGLIGLRVTEIGPDWVDTVVEAGGKLCSRKGVNIPGCDLVGLQAVSERDEADLRFGVSQGVDMVFASFIRSAKDVKDVRRVLGAHGREIKVISKVESRQGVQNFEEILAESDGVMVARGDLGIEIPAEKVFIAQKMMIGRCNSAGKPVICATQMLESMVAHPRPTRAEGSDVANAVLDGADCVMLSGETAKGLFPVEAVAMMHSICREAEAAIFHQQLFEELRRLTPLSSDPTEVTAIGAVESSFKSCAGAIIVLTTSGRSAHLLSRYRPRCPIIAVTRSPQVARQSQLLRGVFPVLFHPLPAPVWADDVDNRVNFGMDIGKARGFFKSGDMVIVVTGWIPGSGHTNIMRAVSAE, encoded by the exons atggAGTTTTGGCGACGCGATTCTACACAGGCGGACAAAGACACAGTCAAATCAGTCTCTTCTGAGGAGACGAGATGTCTCCCCTTTCTCTTGAGTCACAGAGAGGGAGATCGCATTTTATTGAGCT CTCGCATCAGGCGCTACTCGGAGGCGATGACACAGCCGGACTCTTTCATCCAACGCCAGCAGCTGGACGCCAGCATGGCTGACACCTTCCTGGAGCACCTATGTCTGCTGGACATCGACcaggagccaatcacagcacgCAACACCAGCATCATCTGCACTATCG GTCCTGCGTCCCGATCAATCCCCAAACTCCAGGAGATGGTCAAAGCAGGGATGAATATTGCTCGTCTGAATTTCTCTCACGGCTCACATGAA TACCACGGGGAATCCATCAAAAACATCAGAGAGGCGGTGGAGACGATTACCTCCGACCCTTTGTATTATCGGCCGGTTGCCATCGCCTTGGATACGAAGGGTCCAGAGATCCGCACCGGATTAGTGAAAGGG aaagtggaggaggaggtggagctgggAAAGGGCAGCACTGTTCGTGTGGTGACGGCCGAgagtgacaaagacaaaacagatgGAAAGATTGTCTGGGTGGACTATCCCAGCCTTGCCAAAGTCATTGAGAAGGGAGGGAAGATCTACATCGACGACGGCCTCATTGGACTCAGAGTCACTGAAATAG GCCCTGACTGGGTGGACACAGTGGTGGAGGCCGGCGGGAAGCTCTGCAGTCGCAAAGGCGTAAACATCCCTGGCTGTGACCTGGTCGGCCTGCAGGCGGTCAGCGAGCGAGACGAGGCCGACCTGAGGTTCGGGGTGTCCCAGGGAGTCGACATGGTGTTTGCCAGTTTCATCCGCTCTGCCAAGGATGTCAAGGATGTACGGCGAGTTCTGGGCGCGCATGGACGAGAAATCAAAGTGATCAGCAAGGTGGAGAGCAGGCAAGGGGTTCAGAA ttttgAGGAGATCCTGGCTGAGAGCGACGGCGTGATGGTTGCCAGGGGTGACCTGGGGATCGAGATCCCGGCGGAGAAAGTCTTCATTGCTCAGAAGATGATGATTGGGCGCTGCAACTCCGCCGGCAAGCCCGTCATCTGTGCCACACAG ATGCTAGAGAGCATGGTGGCCCACCCACGGCCAACTAGAGCAGAGGGCAGTGACGTTGCCAACGCCGTGCTGGATGGAGCCGACTGTGTAATGTTATCTGGGGAGACCGCCAAAGGACTGTTTCCTGTGGAGGCAGTCGCAATGATGCActcg ATCTGcagggaggcagaggcagcCATTTTCCACCAGCAGCTCTTTGAGGAGTTGCGTCgcctcactcctctctcctcggaTCCCACAGAGGTCACAGCCATCGGGGCTGTAGAGTCTTCCTTCAAATCCTGCGCTGGGGCCATCATAGTCCTCACCACCAGTGGCAG ATCAGCACACCTCCTGTCCAGGTACCGGCCGCGCTGTCCCATCATTGCAGTCACCAGAAGTCCTCAG GTGGCCCGTCAGTCCCAGCTGCTCAGAGGAGTGTTTCCTGTCCTCTTCCACCCTCTGCCTGCTCCCGTCTGGGCCGACGATGTAGACAACAGGGTCAACTTTGGCATGGACAtag GTAAAGCAAGAGGGTTTTTCAAATCCGGCGACATGGTGATTGTGGTGACCGGCTGGATCCCCGGGTCCGGTCACACTAACATCATGAGGGCAGTCAGTGCGGAGTAA
- the pklr gene encoding pyruvate kinase PKLR isoform X3 produces MTQPDSFIQRQQLDASMADTFLEHLCLLDIDQEPITARNTSIICTIGPASRSIPKLQEMVKAGMNIARLNFSHGSHEYHGESIKNIREAVETITSDPLYYRPVAIALDTKGPEIRTGLVKGKVEEEVELGKGSTVRVVTAESDKDKTDGKIVWVDYPSLAKVIEKGGKIYIDDGLIGLRVTEIGPDWVDTVVEAGGKLCSRKGVNIPGCDLVGLQAVSERDEADLRFGVSQGVDMVFASFIRSAKDVKDVRRVLGAHGREIKVISKVESRQGVQNFEEILAESDGVMVARGDLGIEIPAEKVFIAQKMMIGRCNSAGKPVICATQMLESMVAHPRPTRAEGSDVANAVLDGADCVMLSGETAKGLFPVEAVAMMHSICREAEAAIFHQQLFEELRRLTPLSSDPTEVTAIGAVESSFKSCAGAIIVLTTSGRSAHLLSRYRPRCPIIAVTRSPQVARQSQLLRGVFPVLFHPLPAPVWADDVDNRVNFGMDIGKARGFFKSGDMVIVVTGWIPGSGHTNIMRAVSAE; encoded by the exons ATGACACAGCCGGACTCTTTCATCCAACGCCAGCAGCTGGACGCCAGCATGGCTGACACCTTCCTGGAGCACCTATGTCTGCTGGACATCGACcaggagccaatcacagcacgCAACACCAGCATCATCTGCACTATCG GTCCTGCGTCCCGATCAATCCCCAAACTCCAGGAGATGGTCAAAGCAGGGATGAATATTGCTCGTCTGAATTTCTCTCACGGCTCACATGAA TACCACGGGGAATCCATCAAAAACATCAGAGAGGCGGTGGAGACGATTACCTCCGACCCTTTGTATTATCGGCCGGTTGCCATCGCCTTGGATACGAAGGGTCCAGAGATCCGCACCGGATTAGTGAAAGGG aaagtggaggaggaggtggagctgggAAAGGGCAGCACTGTTCGTGTGGTGACGGCCGAgagtgacaaagacaaaacagatgGAAAGATTGTCTGGGTGGACTATCCCAGCCTTGCCAAAGTCATTGAGAAGGGAGGGAAGATCTACATCGACGACGGCCTCATTGGACTCAGAGTCACTGAAATAG GCCCTGACTGGGTGGACACAGTGGTGGAGGCCGGCGGGAAGCTCTGCAGTCGCAAAGGCGTAAACATCCCTGGCTGTGACCTGGTCGGCCTGCAGGCGGTCAGCGAGCGAGACGAGGCCGACCTGAGGTTCGGGGTGTCCCAGGGAGTCGACATGGTGTTTGCCAGTTTCATCCGCTCTGCCAAGGATGTCAAGGATGTACGGCGAGTTCTGGGCGCGCATGGACGAGAAATCAAAGTGATCAGCAAGGTGGAGAGCAGGCAAGGGGTTCAGAA ttttgAGGAGATCCTGGCTGAGAGCGACGGCGTGATGGTTGCCAGGGGTGACCTGGGGATCGAGATCCCGGCGGAGAAAGTCTTCATTGCTCAGAAGATGATGATTGGGCGCTGCAACTCCGCCGGCAAGCCCGTCATCTGTGCCACACAG ATGCTAGAGAGCATGGTGGCCCACCCACGGCCAACTAGAGCAGAGGGCAGTGACGTTGCCAACGCCGTGCTGGATGGAGCCGACTGTGTAATGTTATCTGGGGAGACCGCCAAAGGACTGTTTCCTGTGGAGGCAGTCGCAATGATGCActcg ATCTGcagggaggcagaggcagcCATTTTCCACCAGCAGCTCTTTGAGGAGTTGCGTCgcctcactcctctctcctcggaTCCCACAGAGGTCACAGCCATCGGGGCTGTAGAGTCTTCCTTCAAATCCTGCGCTGGGGCCATCATAGTCCTCACCACCAGTGGCAG ATCAGCACACCTCCTGTCCAGGTACCGGCCGCGCTGTCCCATCATTGCAGTCACCAGAAGTCCTCAG GTGGCCCGTCAGTCCCAGCTGCTCAGAGGAGTGTTTCCTGTCCTCTTCCACCCTCTGCCTGCTCCCGTCTGGGCCGACGATGTAGACAACAGGGTCAACTTTGGCATGGACAtag GTAAAGCAAGAGGGTTTTTCAAATCCGGCGACATGGTGATTGTGGTGACCGGCTGGATCCCCGGGTCCGGTCACACTAACATCATGAGGGCAGTCAGTGCGGAGTAA